One stretch of Oncorhynchus keta strain PuntledgeMale-10-30-2019 chromosome 18, Oket_V2, whole genome shotgun sequence DNA includes these proteins:
- the LOC127909048 gene encoding loricrin-like gives MGLQLHWMRDKQGGGYEGATRLQGGCEAQGAAGGATRLQGGYEAAGGLRGGGYEAAGGLRGCKGAARLQGDYEAAGGGCEAAGGYEAAGGCEAAGGYEAAKGGCEAAGGLRGCRGDYEAAGGLRGCRGATRLQGDYEAAGGLRGRRRGYEAAGGLRGCKGGGCEGDYEAARGTTRLQGGCEAARGDARGNYEAARGRLRGGLRGSKGEDVRLQGGCGGDYEAARGRLGYEAARGYEAARGLRGGGLRGCRGATRLQGAARLQGGRLQGVQGCRGLRGCRGGRLQGGCEAARGEAVRLQGGCEAARGRLRGGDYEAARGRLRGCKGDCEAGGLRGCKGEAVRLQGGLQGGGCEAARGRLRGGLRGCKGEAARGLRGCKGEAVRLQGGLRGGLRGSKGEDVRLHGGGCEGGLRGSKGEAVRLQGGLRGCKGACEAARGGCEGGTTRLRGGLRGCKGGCEAARGAARLQGEAVRLQGGL, from the exons atGGGCCTGCAGCTGCACTGGAT GAGAGACAAACAAGGTGGGGGCTACGAGGGGGCTACGAGGCTGCAGGGGGGCTGCGAGGCGCAGGGGGCCGCAGGGGGGGCTACGAGGCTGCAGGGGGGCTACGAGGCTGCAGGGGGGCTACGAGGGGGGGGCTACGAGGCTGCAGGGGGGCTACGAGGCTGCAAGGGGGCTGCGAGGCTGCAGGGGGACTACGAGGCTGCGGGGGGGGGCTGCGAGGCTGCAGGGGGCTACGAGGCTGCAGGGGGCTGCGAGGCTGCAGGGGGCTACGAGGCTGCAAAGGGGGGCTGCGAGGCTGCAGGGGGGCTGCGAGGCTGCAGGGGGGACTACGAGGCTGCAGGGGGACTGCGAGGCTGCAGGGGGGCTACGAGGCTGCAGGGGGACTACGAGGCTGCAGGGGGGCTACGAGGCCGCAGGAGGGGCTACGAGGCTGCAGGGGGACTACGAGGCTGCAAGGGGGGAGGCTGTGAGGGGGACTACGAGGCTGCGAGGGGGACTACGAGACTGCAAGGGGGCTGTGAGGCTGCAAGGGGGGATGCGAGGGGGAACTACGAGGCTGCAAGGGGGAGGCTGCGAGGGGGACTACGAGGCAGCAAGGGGGAGGATGTGAGGCTGCAAGGGGGCTGCGGGGGGGACTACGAGGCTGCAAGGGGGAGGCT GGGCTACGAGGCTGCAAGGGGGTACGAGGCTGCAAGGGGGTTACGAGGGGGGGGACTACGAGGCTGCAGGGGGGCTACGAGGCTGCAGGGGGCTGCGAGGCTGCAGGGGGGGAGGCTGCAGGGGGTACAAGGCTGCAGGGGGCTACGAGGCTGCAGGGGGGGGAGGCTGCAAGGGGGCTGCGAGGCTGCAAGGGGGGAGGCTGTGAGGCTGCAAGGGGGCTGCGAGGCTGCAAGGGGGAGGCTGCGAGGGGGGGACTACGAGGCTGCGAGGGGGAGGCTACGAGGCTGCAAGGGGGACTGTGAGGCTGGGGGACTGCGAGGCTGCAAGGGGGAGGCTGTGAGGCTGCAAGGGGGGCTGCAAGGGGGAGGCTGTGAGGCTGCAAGGGGGAGGCTGCGAGGGGGACTACGAGGCTGCAAGGGGGAGGCTGCGAGGGGGCTGCGAGGCTGCAAGGGGGAGGCTGTGAGGCTGCAAGGGGGGCTGCGAGGGGGACTACGAGGAAGCAAGGGGGAGGATGTGAGGCTGCATGGGGGAGGCTGCGAGGGGGGATTACGAGGCAGCAAGGGGGAGGCTGTGAGGCTGCAAGGGGGACTACGAGGCTGCAAGGGGGCCTGCGAGGCTGCAAGGGGAGGCTGCGAGGGGGGGACTACGAGGCTGCGAGGGGGATTACGAGGCTGCAAGGGGGGCTGTGAGGCTGCAAGGGGGGCTGCGAGGCTGCAAGGGGAGGCTGTGAGGCTGCAAGGGGGGCTGTGA